One Dietzia sp. JS16-p6b genomic window carries:
- the hsaA gene encoding 3-hydroxy-9,10-secoandrosta-1,3,5(10)-triene-9,17-dione monooxygenase oxygenase subunit — protein sequence MSEHANHEVIDRIKALLPGFAERAQETEDLRRVHPQNIAELDEAGFFKLCQPAQWGGYEADMEAFYTAAMTIASACPSTGWCASILGIHNWHLALFPQQAQEDVWGSDTTVRISSSYAPMGAATKNDDGYLLNGKWSWSSGCDHADWVFVGGPVLDADGKMIDFCTFLVEKSQYEILDVWHVAGLKGTGSNDILIKDALIPAHRVLSFGDMANTTSPGLEVNTNPIYRMPWGTIHPTTISTPIVGMAFGCYEVHREHQRARVRAAFGTKAKDDPFAKVRLAEAAGDIDAAWLQLMRNVREEMDLIKAGEFPGMDIRTRARRDQVRATQRAIDAIGLLFQNSGARALEDTSPIQRFWRDANAGRVHAANEATKAYIMYGQNEFGEKVADSMV from the coding sequence ATGAGCGAGCACGCCAACCACGAGGTCATCGACCGGATCAAAGCGCTGCTGCCCGGTTTCGCCGAGCGTGCGCAGGAGACCGAGGACCTACGCCGGGTCCATCCGCAGAACATCGCGGAGCTCGACGAGGCCGGTTTCTTCAAGCTCTGCCAGCCCGCCCAGTGGGGCGGGTACGAGGCGGACATGGAGGCCTTCTACACGGCGGCCATGACCATAGCCTCCGCGTGCCCGTCCACCGGGTGGTGCGCCAGCATCCTGGGGATCCACAACTGGCACCTGGCCCTGTTTCCCCAGCAGGCGCAGGAGGACGTGTGGGGGTCGGACACCACAGTCCGTATCTCGTCGTCCTACGCCCCGATGGGTGCGGCCACGAAGAACGACGACGGGTATCTCCTCAACGGCAAGTGGTCCTGGTCCTCGGGCTGTGACCACGCCGACTGGGTGTTCGTCGGCGGTCCGGTGCTGGACGCAGACGGCAAGATGATCGACTTCTGCACCTTCCTGGTCGAGAAGTCGCAGTACGAGATCCTCGACGTCTGGCACGTCGCCGGACTCAAGGGCACCGGGTCCAACGACATCCTGATCAAGGACGCGCTCATCCCCGCGCACCGCGTGCTGTCCTTCGGGGACATGGCCAACACGACCAGCCCGGGTCTCGAGGTCAACACCAACCCGATCTACCGGATGCCGTGGGGAACCATCCACCCCACGACCATCTCCACGCCGATCGTCGGGATGGCGTTCGGGTGTTACGAGGTGCACCGCGAGCACCAGCGCGCGCGGGTCCGCGCCGCGTTCGGCACCAAGGCCAAGGACGACCCGTTCGCCAAGGTGCGGCTCGCGGAGGCGGCGGGCGACATCGACGCCGCATGGCTGCAGCTCATGCGGAACGTCCGCGAGGAGATGGATCTGATCAAGGCCGGCGAGTTCCCGGGCATGGACATCCGCACCCGCGCCCGCCGGGACCAGGTCCGCGCGACCCAGCGGGCCATCGACGCGATCGGGCTGCTGTTCCAGAACTCGGGCGCCCGCGCGCTCGAGGACACCTCGCCGATCCAGCGGTTCTGGCGCGATGCCAACGCCGGTCGGGTCCACGCGGCCAACGAGGCGACCAAGGCGTACATCATGTACGGACAGAACGAGTTCGGCGAGAAGGTCGCGGACTCCATGGTCTGA
- a CDS encoding HNH endonuclease signature motif containing protein: MVTTTSSAAFGALRAVPEALDTLGAEALSEVARSATLAQNLAAATRLRAAHHLVEAMARLDEAAHDDGASPRPAFARLDPADRARDHLAAAMSLTCWHAARLVTAGTQIHTRLPLLRKAVDRGLLPEQLAIDTACRLAEIPDQMIAAVESEVVGALARDLDGGHRPSRTALDTAVDAARQRRDPRAAEHAVADAAEQRTVRFRPGRNGMTSMWAHLPSSDAEKLRRRIEAAARTAWQAGHPRTRNQLRADALCALGDPNTDDICTPVRHAEDTADSAADSAADDAAGAGGPRLGASWGTEQPVRISVIDSIAQGLPNRVQFVTGAYASFDWLCEELLCSGDATVRFELIDPQPGVLDLPDAVLKYFITPALAERIRLRDGTCRHPGCTVDAHDCDIDHVIAFDHQRPELGGPTAEWNLICLCRTHHREKTFGHCAYRPGPLGELTIITETGHEHRTTPHGPLAQARDRILDHRWRHHLDRLITDDGHLTNPPGTHRPHPA; this comes from the coding sequence ATGGTCACGACGACGAGCTCGGCGGCGTTCGGGGCGCTGCGCGCCGTGCCGGAGGCCCTGGACACGCTGGGCGCCGAGGCGCTCAGTGAGGTGGCGCGGTCGGCGACGCTGGCGCAGAACCTCGCGGCGGCGACCCGGTTGCGGGCCGCCCATCACCTCGTCGAGGCGATGGCGCGGCTGGATGAGGCGGCGCACGATGACGGGGCGAGCCCGCGGCCGGCGTTCGCCCGCCTGGACCCGGCCGACCGGGCCCGTGACCACCTGGCCGCGGCGATGTCCCTGACCTGCTGGCACGCCGCGCGCCTGGTCACCGCCGGCACCCAGATCCACACCCGCCTGCCCCTGCTGCGCAAGGCCGTCGACCGGGGCCTGCTGCCCGAACAGCTGGCCATCGACACCGCCTGCCGGCTGGCCGAGATCCCCGACCAGATGATCGCGGCAGTGGAATCGGAGGTCGTCGGCGCCCTGGCCCGGGACCTGGACGGGGGCCACCGACCCAGCCGCACCGCCCTGGACACCGCGGTCGACGCCGCCCGCCAACGCCGCGACCCCCGGGCCGCCGAACACGCCGTGGCCGACGCCGCCGAACAGCGCACCGTCCGGTTTCGCCCCGGCCGCAACGGCATGACCAGCATGTGGGCCCACCTGCCCAGCAGCGACGCCGAGAAACTGCGCCGCCGCATCGAGGCCGCCGCCCGCACCGCCTGGCAGGCCGGCCATCCCCGCACACGCAACCAACTGCGCGCCGACGCCCTGTGCGCCCTCGGGGACCCCAACACCGACGACATCTGCACCCCCGTACGCCATGCCGAAGACACCGCCGACAGCGCCGCCGACAGCGCCGCCGACGATGCTGCCGGTGCGGGCGGGCCGCGGCTCGGGGCGTCCTGGGGCACCGAGCAACCAGTGCGGATCTCGGTCATCGACAGCATCGCCCAGGGCCTGCCCAACCGCGTGCAGTTCGTCACCGGCGCCTACGCCAGCTTCGACTGGCTGTGCGAGGAACTACTCTGCAGCGGCGACGCCACCGTGCGATTCGAACTGATCGACCCCCAACCCGGAGTGCTCGACCTGCCCGACGCGGTGCTCAAGTACTTCATCACTCCCGCCCTGGCCGAACGGATCCGGCTACGCGACGGCACCTGCCGCCACCCCGGGTGCACGGTCGACGCCCACGACTGCGACATCGACCACGTCATCGCCTTCGACCACCAGCGTCCCGAACTCGGCGGACCCACCGCCGAATGGAACCTGATCTGCCTGTGCCGCACGCATCACCGCGAGAAGACCTTCGGCCACTGCGCCTACCGGCCCGGACCCCTGGGCGAACTGACCATCATCACCGAAACCGGACACGAACACCGCACCACCCCACACGGCCCCCTGGCACAGGCCCGAGACCGGATCCTCGACCACCGATGGCGCCACCACCTCGACCGCCTCATCACCGACGACGGCCACCTCACCAACCCACCCGGCACCCACCGCCCCCACCCCGCCTGA
- a CDS encoding DUF4010 domain-containing protein, translating into MVVDEVLPLLTAAALGLAIGIERERSPEHRSRRIGARTFPLFALAGAIGALLGPVGLAVALSVSGAAILAWYWRVTAPARVDDGADDVGITTMAAAIVTTLLGALSVADPALAVALAVVVVMLLAAKHRLHDFARHALDDRDVTDAITLLVVAFLVLPLMPDRAFGPYDSLNPRTIWILVVFLTGIGWAGYVAARLLGRKWGLFVTSLAGGFVSGTASTAIAARAGRGDVAARRDALGAAVVVNVSTLVQAVVVTWFIDSDTARIVLAGAVAGIAVLVLEVALLLRAGRRGVATVGASDPDGPARDYGRPMSLWAAVGLAVILALLLMATRVASHEFGGAGLIVVSAIGGLADAHAAAIAAASAASAGAVSVSAAALAVGVGLLTNLGVKLVLAGGLGGGRFAAALGGLLVPVALAVGLGMVVAL; encoded by the coding sequence ATGGTCGTGGACGAAGTGCTGCCGCTGCTCACAGCGGCGGCACTCGGTCTCGCGATCGGGATCGAGCGGGAACGCAGTCCTGAGCACCGGTCCCGTCGGATAGGGGCGCGGACGTTCCCACTGTTCGCCCTCGCGGGTGCGATCGGGGCCCTCCTGGGGCCCGTCGGTCTCGCGGTCGCCCTGTCGGTGTCCGGGGCGGCGATCCTCGCCTGGTACTGGCGCGTCACAGCACCCGCGAGGGTGGATGACGGTGCCGACGATGTGGGGATCACGACGATGGCGGCGGCGATCGTCACCACCCTGCTCGGGGCGCTCTCGGTGGCCGATCCCGCACTCGCGGTGGCCCTGGCGGTGGTGGTGGTGATGCTCTTGGCCGCCAAGCACCGGCTGCATGACTTCGCGCGTCACGCCCTGGACGACCGGGACGTCACTGACGCCATCACCCTGCTCGTCGTGGCGTTCCTCGTGCTCCCGCTCATGCCGGACAGGGCGTTCGGCCCGTACGATTCACTCAATCCACGCACCATCTGGATCCTCGTGGTCTTCCTCACCGGGATCGGCTGGGCCGGGTACGTGGCCGCCCGTCTCCTCGGCCGGAAGTGGGGTCTGTTCGTCACCTCGCTGGCGGGGGGCTTCGTGTCCGGCACGGCGTCCACGGCCATCGCGGCCAGGGCGGGGCGCGGCGACGTCGCAGCCCGCCGGGACGCGCTCGGCGCCGCAGTGGTGGTGAACGTCTCCACGTTGGTGCAGGCGGTGGTCGTCACGTGGTTCATCGACAGCGACACCGCCCGGATCGTCCTCGCCGGGGCGGTGGCGGGGATCGCCGTTCTCGTCCTGGAGGTGGCGCTGCTCCTGCGCGCCGGACGGCGGGGTGTCGCGACGGTGGGAGCCTCGGATCCGGACGGCCCCGCGCGGGACTACGGCCGACCGATGTCCCTATGGGCCGCGGTCGGATTGGCCGTGATCCTCGCCCTGCTCCTGATGGCCACCCGGGTGGCCTCACACGAGTTCGGCGGCGCGGGCCTGATCGTGGTCTCCGCGATCGGTGGGCTCGCTGATGCGCACGCCGCCGCGATCGCGGCTGCGTCGGCCGCGTCGGCCGGCGCCGTGTCGGTGAGCGCGGCCGCACTGGCCGTCGGTGTAGGGCTCCTGACGAACCTCGGCGTGAAGCTCGTTCTGGCCGGCGGTCTGGGAGGCGGGAGGTTCGCCGCGGCCCTGGGTGGACTGCTGGTCCCTGTCGCCCTGGCCGTCGGTCTCGGCATGGTGGTGGCCCTGTGA
- a CDS encoding ferredoxin--NADP reductase: MTATPQLGSFVRELSIAEVIEETADAKSIVFEIPAGAEDDFRYTPGQFLTLRIPSDRTGSVARCYSLSSSPTEDSRLKVTVKRTVDGYGSNWLCDNAEVGMSMHVLAPSGIFTPKNLDQDFILLAAGSGITPVMSILKSALSQGTGHIVMVYANRDEKSVIFKDELQTLQRENPDRLTVLHWLESVSGIPSPEMIGNLLHPVATKRQSYICGPAPFMETVKDGLRRAGADMHLIHTEAFSSIEGDPFAEIVIDDSPGDDGAGPATAIVELDDETHEVSWPRNTPLLDVLLSKGIKAPFSCRKGECSACACVLKSGEVEMIHNGILDPEEVEEGYVLSCQLLPKTDRVEVSYSE; this comes from the coding sequence ATGACCGCCACCCCACAACTCGGCTCCTTCGTGCGCGAACTCTCGATCGCCGAGGTGATCGAGGAGACGGCCGACGCCAAGTCGATCGTCTTCGAGATCCCGGCCGGCGCGGAGGACGATTTCCGATACACCCCCGGCCAGTTCCTCACCCTGCGGATCCCCAGCGACCGGACCGGGTCCGTGGCGCGGTGCTACTCCCTCTCCAGTTCCCCCACCGAGGACTCCCGTCTCAAGGTGACCGTCAAACGCACCGTGGACGGCTATGGATCCAACTGGCTGTGTGACAACGCCGAGGTCGGCATGTCCATGCACGTCCTGGCACCGTCGGGCATCTTCACGCCCAAGAATCTCGACCAGGACTTCATCCTCCTGGCCGCCGGCTCCGGAATCACCCCGGTGATGTCGATCCTCAAGTCGGCGCTCTCCCAGGGCACCGGGCACATCGTCATGGTCTACGCCAACCGCGACGAGAAATCCGTGATCTTCAAGGACGAACTGCAGACCCTGCAGCGGGAGAACCCCGACCGGCTCACCGTCCTGCACTGGCTCGAATCGGTGTCGGGCATCCCCTCCCCCGAGATGATCGGGAATCTGCTCCACCCGGTGGCCACCAAGCGCCAGTCGTACATCTGCGGCCCGGCACCGTTCATGGAGACCGTCAAGGACGGCCTCCGCCGCGCGGGTGCCGACATGCACCTCATCCACACCGAGGCCTTCTCCTCGATCGAGGGCGACCCGTTCGCCGAGATCGTGATCGACGACTCGCCTGGCGATGACGGCGCCGGGCCGGCCACGGCGATCGTCGAACTCGACGACGAGACCCACGAGGTCTCGTGGCCCCGCAACACCCCGCTGCTCGACGTCCTGCTGTCGAAGGGGATCAAGGCTCCGTTCTCCTGTCGCAAGGGCGAGTGCTCCGCCTGCGCCTGCGTCCTGAAGTCCGGCGAGGTCGAAATGATCCACAACGGCATCCTCGACCCGGAGGAGGTCGAGGAAGGGTACGTGCTGAGTTGCCAGCTCCTGCCCAAGACCGATCGTGTCGAGGTGTCGTACTCCGAGTGA
- the hsaB gene encoding 3-hydroxy-9,10-secoandrosta-1,3,5(10)-triene-9,17-dione monooxygenase reductase subunit yields the protein MSSTDHPPEGQSFSSRDLRDALGQFCTGITVITAVTEDAPVGFACQSFSALSLEPPLVLFCPMKTSGSWKGIEAAGRFCVNILSEEQEGVSSTFGRRGDDKFASIDWSPSPLGSPVIHGVMAWLDCEIDQVLDGGDHWIVLGRVAHLGPTERDVRPLLFYRGAYLSIEEDIVDPTPEQEELENFITSADSYTWL from the coding sequence ATGAGCAGCACCGACCACCCCCCGGAGGGACAGAGCTTCTCCAGCCGGGACCTGCGCGACGCGCTCGGCCAGTTCTGTACCGGGATCACCGTCATCACGGCGGTCACGGAGGACGCGCCGGTCGGTTTCGCGTGCCAGTCCTTCTCCGCCCTGTCCCTCGAACCACCCCTGGTGCTGTTCTGCCCGATGAAGACGTCCGGCTCGTGGAAAGGGATCGAGGCGGCCGGCAGGTTCTGCGTCAACATCCTCTCCGAGGAACAGGAGGGCGTCTCCTCCACCTTCGGCCGTCGCGGCGACGACAAGTTCGCGTCGATCGACTGGTCACCGAGCCCGCTCGGCTCGCCGGTGATCCACGGCGTGATGGCCTGGTTGGACTGTGAGATCGACCAGGTCCTCGACGGTGGCGACCACTGGATCGTCCTGGGCCGGGTCGCCCATCTCGGACCGACCGAGCGGGACGTCCGGCCGCTGTTGTTCTACCGCGGCGCATATCTGAGTATCGAGGAGGACATCGTGGATCCGACGCCCGAACAGGAAGAGCTCGAGAACTTCATCACGTCCGCCGACTCGTACACGTGGCTGTGA
- the hsaC gene encoding iron-dependent extradiol dioxygenase HsaC, with translation MAISNFGYVRIYATDMEAWREYGTKVLGFVEGKGDDPDALYFRMDENPHRWIIVPGPEDTLAAVGWECANEAELDDVRRRLEDAGVPWEEGSDELKRDRKVRGLITCQDPAGFTLEIYHTIALQHRRIPTPYGHEFVTGDQGAGHIVLSTPDEVAALEFYRDVLGFSLRDSMSLPPEIVGRPADGEPAWLRFLGCNPRHHSLAFTPFPNPTGIIHLMVEVASADDVGLALDRALRKKVRMSASLGRHVNDKMLSFYMKTPGGFDCEYGCEGVQVDDADWVARESTAVSLWGHDFSVGFK, from the coding sequence ATGGCGATAAGCAACTTCGGGTATGTGCGGATCTACGCGACCGACATGGAGGCCTGGCGCGAGTACGGCACCAAGGTGCTCGGGTTCGTCGAGGGCAAGGGCGACGACCCCGACGCGCTCTACTTCCGTATGGACGAGAACCCGCATCGGTGGATCATCGTCCCCGGGCCGGAGGACACGCTCGCCGCGGTGGGCTGGGAGTGTGCGAACGAGGCGGAACTCGACGACGTCAGGCGCCGTCTCGAGGACGCCGGGGTCCCCTGGGAGGAGGGCTCGGACGAGCTGAAGCGGGACCGGAAGGTCCGCGGACTGATCACGTGCCAGGACCCCGCCGGGTTCACGCTGGAGATCTACCACACCATCGCGCTACAGCACCGCCGCATCCCCACGCCCTACGGCCACGAGTTCGTCACGGGGGACCAGGGTGCCGGCCACATCGTGCTCTCCACCCCGGACGAGGTCGCGGCGCTCGAGTTCTACCGCGACGTCCTGGGATTCTCCCTCCGCGACTCGATGAGTCTGCCGCCGGAGATCGTGGGTCGACCGGCCGACGGGGAGCCCGCCTGGCTGCGCTTCCTCGGGTGCAACCCCCGCCACCACTCCCTGGCGTTCACACCCTTCCCCAACCCGACCGGGATCATCCACCTCATGGTCGAGGTCGCGTCGGCCGACGACGTGGGGCTGGCGCTGGACCGGGCGTTGCGCAAGAAGGTCAGGATGTCGGCCTCGCTCGGTCGTCACGTCAACGACAAGATGCTCAGCTTCTACATGAAGACGCCCGGTGGTTTCGACTGCGAGTACGGCTGCGAGGGCGTGCAGGTCGACGATGCGGACTGGGTCGCGCGGGAGTCCACGGCGGTGAGCCTGTGGGGACACGATTTCTCCGTCGGCTTCAAGTAG
- the dmpG gene encoding 4-hydroxy-2-oxovalerate aldolase translates to MDRTNPYNADARAYSSELDIRITDSSLRDGSHHKRHQFSVDDVRDVVTALDGAGVPVIEVTHGDGLGGASFNYGFAKSYDQDLIKVAAETATQAKIAFLTLPGLGIKDDILAARDNGGSICRVATHCTEADVSIQHFGYARELGLETVGFLMMSHTQPPEVLAKQARIMADAGCQCVYIVDSAGALVMDQVSDRVAALVAELGDDAQVGFHGHENLDVGVGNSIMAIRAGAQQIDGSTRRFGAGAGNTPVEALVGVCDKLGITTGVDFFKIADAAEDVVRPLMPTECVVDRSALMLGYAGCYSSFLKHAEGHANRYGVPSSEILIRAGERRLVGGQEDQLIDIALEIQKEQANA, encoded by the coding sequence ATGGACAGGACCAACCCGTACAACGCGGACGCCCGTGCCTACAGCTCGGAACTCGACATCCGGATCACCGACTCGTCGCTGCGCGACGGCTCTCACCACAAGCGCCACCAGTTCTCGGTCGACGACGTCCGCGACGTCGTCACCGCGCTCGACGGCGCCGGGGTCCCCGTCATCGAGGTCACCCACGGTGACGGGCTCGGCGGTGCCTCATTCAACTACGGCTTCGCCAAGTCCTACGACCAGGACCTCATCAAGGTCGCCGCCGAGACCGCCACGCAGGCCAAGATCGCATTCCTCACCCTGCCGGGACTGGGGATCAAGGACGACATCCTCGCCGCACGCGACAACGGTGGGTCGATCTGCCGGGTGGCCACGCACTGCACCGAGGCCGACGTCTCGATCCAGCACTTCGGTTACGCCCGCGAGCTCGGCCTCGAGACCGTCGGGTTCCTCATGATGAGCCACACCCAGCCGCCGGAGGTGCTCGCCAAGCAGGCCCGCATCATGGCGGACGCGGGATGCCAGTGCGTCTACATCGTCGACTCGGCGGGCGCGCTCGTCATGGACCAGGTATCCGACCGGGTCGCCGCGCTGGTCGCCGAACTCGGCGACGACGCCCAGGTCGGATTCCACGGCCACGAGAACCTGGATGTGGGCGTAGGAAACTCGATCATGGCCATCCGGGCCGGGGCTCAGCAGATCGATGGCTCCACCCGCCGCTTCGGCGCCGGTGCCGGGAACACCCCGGTCGAGGCGCTGGTCGGCGTGTGCGACAAGCTCGGGATCACCACCGGCGTGGACTTCTTCAAGATCGCCGATGCCGCAGAGGACGTGGTGCGACCGCTCATGCCCACGGAGTGCGTGGTCGACCGGTCCGCGCTCATGCTCGGCTACGCGGGCTGTTATTCGTCATTCCTCAAGCACGCCGAGGGACACGCGAACCGCTACGGCGTGCCGTCGTCGGAGATCCTCATCCGCGCCGGCGAGCGCCGCCTGGTGGGCGGTCAGGAGGACCAACTCATCGACATCGCCTTGGAGATCCAGAAGGAGCAGGCGAACGCCTAG
- a CDS encoding flavodoxin domain-containing protein → MNHPLVTFTSRYGSTRRYADALAEKLGTRAVELDSPGHAAAADPLIVLAPQYVATILGRRRIIRAIRSAPGPTALVVVALSPADDPGRGTLAQKLVTATGRAVTVFQLRGDLDPDRLRWSDRVLMAALRRELRKTPDEPMARLLLPRERVELVDESTLGPVITWAMRPPSTPD, encoded by the coding sequence GTGAACCACCCCCTCGTCACCTTCACCTCCCGCTACGGCTCCACTCGTCGCTACGCGGACGCACTCGCCGAGAAGCTCGGCACTCGCGCCGTGGAACTCGACTCGCCGGGGCACGCAGCCGCCGCCGACCCGTTGATCGTCCTGGCTCCCCAGTACGTCGCGACCATCCTCGGGCGGCGGCGCATCATCCGGGCTATCCGATCGGCTCCGGGCCCCACGGCGCTCGTCGTCGTCGCCCTCTCCCCCGCCGACGACCCCGGGCGCGGCACCCTCGCGCAGAAGCTCGTCACGGCCACCGGCCGCGCGGTCACGGTCTTCCAGTTGCGCGGAGACCTGGACCCGGACCGGCTGCGGTGGTCGGACCGGGTGCTCATGGCCGCGCTGCGCAGAGAATTGCGCAAGACCCCGGACGAACCGATGGCCCGGCTGCTGCTGCCACGGGAGCGAGTGGAGCTGGTCGACGAGTCCACGCTGGGGCCCGTGATCACGTGGGCGATGCGGCCGCCGTCGACCCCGGACTGA
- a CDS encoding acetaldehyde dehydrogenase (acetylating) codes for MTAKTKLTAAIVGSGNIGTDLMYKLERSEFIEPKWMIGIDAESEGMKRAADHGLTCMSGGADELLDSIEAGGEKPDLLFEATSAYVHKAYAPRYEAAGIIAVDLTPAAVGPMVIPPANLHEHVEAPNHNMVTCGGQATIPMVHAVSSIVPVEYAEIVASVSSESAGPGTRANIDEFTETTKLAIEKVGGAKRGKAIIILNPAEPPMIMRDTIFCAIPEDADQDLITTAIRKREKEIQEYVPGYRLLQEPQFDPPTEITGGMARVAIFVEVEGAGDFLPPYAGNLDIMTAAATKVGEDIARTRLARTEPATTTPGV; via the coding sequence ATGACAGCGAAGACCAAGCTCACCGCGGCGATAGTGGGATCGGGAAACATCGGTACCGACCTCATGTACAAGCTCGAGCGCAGCGAGTTCATCGAGCCCAAGTGGATGATCGGTATCGACGCGGAGTCCGAGGGGATGAAGCGTGCTGCCGACCACGGTTTGACGTGCATGTCGGGTGGGGCCGACGAACTGCTCGACTCGATCGAGGCGGGGGGCGAGAAGCCGGACCTGCTGTTCGAGGCGACCAGCGCCTACGTCCACAAGGCCTACGCCCCCCGTTACGAAGCCGCGGGCATCATCGCCGTCGACCTCACCCCCGCCGCGGTGGGCCCCATGGTCATCCCACCCGCGAACCTGCACGAGCACGTCGAGGCGCCCAATCACAACATGGTCACCTGCGGTGGCCAGGCCACCATCCCGATGGTCCACGCTGTCTCCTCGATCGTCCCGGTGGAGTACGCCGAGATCGTCGCCTCCGTCTCCTCCGAATCGGCGGGGCCGGGCACCCGGGCGAACATCGACGAGTTCACCGAGACCACCAAGCTGGCCATCGAGAAGGTCGGGGGCGCCAAGCGGGGCAAGGCGATCATCATCCTCAACCCGGCCGAACCGCCGATGATCATGCGCGACACCATCTTCTGCGCGATCCCCGAGGACGCGGACCAGGACCTCATCACCACCGCCATCCGCAAGCGCGAGAAGGAGATCCAGGAGTACGTCCCCGGATACCGGCTGCTCCAGGAGCCACAGTTCGACCCGCCCACCGAGATCACCGGCGGGATGGCGCGGGTCGCCATCTTCGTCGAGGTCGAAGGCGCCGGGGACTTCCTCCCGCCGTACGCCGGCAACCTCGACATCATGACCGCCGCCGCCACGAAGGTCGGCGAGGACATCGCCAGGACCAGGCTCGCCAGGACCGAGCCCGCCACCACGACGCCCGGAGTGTGA
- a CDS encoding Rieske 2Fe-2S domain-containing protein has protein sequence MTATGSAPGAVREIDTGEARERYARGWHCIGTVKEFSDGKPHSIQAFGTKLVVWADDQGEVKVLDAYCRHLGGDLSDGEIKDGNIACPFHDWRWGGDGKCKGIPYAKRVPLRARTRAWTTNIQSGQVFVWHDHEGNPPRDEDAIPVVTEYGTDEWTDWEWNRLVIEGSNCMEIVDNVVDMAHFYYIHFAFPTYFKNVFEGQTATQYLNTKGRPDHDPTGGKYGDTLLESEASYFGPAYMINPLKQKYGDFETEAILINCHYPIDQNSFVLMYGLSVKKPAGFDDATSAKMAAKIATFFGEGFLQDVRIWQRKSQIANPLLCEEDGPVYQLRRWYEQFYVDRDKVEPEMQERFEFEVDTTAANTYWESEVAENLRKQEAGEAETSDEQTQYTGMAEVAGEANASRAET, from the coding sequence ATGACCGCAACTGGCTCGGCCCCCGGAGCCGTCCGAGAGATCGACACGGGTGAGGCGCGGGAACGCTACGCGCGCGGCTGGCACTGCATCGGCACCGTCAAGGAGTTCAGCGACGGCAAACCGCACTCCATCCAGGCGTTCGGCACCAAGCTCGTCGTGTGGGCGGACGACCAGGGCGAGGTCAAGGTCCTCGACGCCTACTGTCGCCACCTCGGAGGCGACCTCTCCGACGGCGAGATCAAGGACGGCAACATCGCCTGCCCGTTCCACGACTGGCGGTGGGGTGGCGACGGCAAGTGCAAGGGCATCCCCTACGCCAAGCGGGTCCCCCTGCGCGCCAGGACCCGCGCGTGGACCACGAACATCCAATCCGGTCAGGTCTTCGTCTGGCACGACCACGAGGGCAACCCGCCCCGCGACGAGGACGCGATCCCGGTAGTCACCGAGTACGGCACCGACGAGTGGACCGACTGGGAGTGGAACCGCCTCGTGATCGAGGGGTCGAACTGCATGGAGATCGTCGACAACGTCGTCGACATGGCGCACTTCTACTACATCCACTTCGCGTTCCCGACGTACTTCAAGAACGTCTTCGAGGGCCAGACCGCCACCCAGTACCTCAACACCAAGGGCCGGCCGGACCACGACCCGACCGGCGGCAAGTACGGGGACACCCTTCTGGAGTCCGAGGCGTCCTACTTCGGCCCCGCGTACATGATCAACCCCCTCAAGCAGAAGTACGGCGACTTCGAGACCGAAGCCATCCTCATCAACTGCCACTACCCGATCGACCAGAACTCGTTCGTGTTGATGTACGGACTCTCGGTGAAGAAGCCCGCGGGCTTCGACGACGCGACCTCCGCCAAGATGGCCGCGAAGATTGCCACGTTCTTCGGCGAGGGGTTCCTCCAGGACGTCAGGATCTGGCAGCGCAAGTCCCAGATCGCGAACCCGCTGCTGTGCGAGGAGGACGGACCCGTCTACCAGCTCCGCCGCTGGTACGAGCAGTTCTACGTGGACCGGGACAAGGTCGAGCCCGAGATGCAGGAGCGTTTCGAGTTCGAGGTCGACACCACCGCCGCCAACACGTACTGGGAGAGCGAGGTCGCCGAGAACCTCCGCAAGCAGGAGGCGGGCGAGGCCGAGACCTCGGACGAGCAGACCCAGTACACCGGGATGGCCGAGGTCGCCGGGGAGGCGAACGCCTCCCGAGCGGAGACCTGA